The proteins below come from a single Panicum hallii strain FIL2 chromosome 7, PHallii_v3.1, whole genome shotgun sequence genomic window:
- the LOC112900989 gene encoding heavy metal-associated isoprenylated plant protein 28 produces MADMQIVLSGRKIEAQYVEMKVPLYSYGCEKKIKKALAHLKGIHSVQVDYHQQKVTVWGICNREDVLAAVRKKRRAARFWDGDELGPGEHVPAPGDAPKQYLAAFTAYRLRKSWKKLFPLIRL; encoded by the exons ATGGCGGACATGCAGATCGTCTTGTCCGGGAGGAAGATCGAGGCGCAGTATGTGGAGATGAAGGTGCCGCTCTACTCCTACGGGTGCGAGAAGAAGATCAAGAAGGCACTCGCGCATCTGAAAG GGATACATTCGGTGCAGGTGGACTACCACCAGCAGAAGGTGACCGTGTGGGGGATCTGCAACCGCGAGGACGTGCTCGCCGCCGTCCGGAAGAAGCGGAGAGCGGCGCGGTTCTGGGACGGCGACGAGCTGGGGCCGGGCGAGCATGTGCCGGCGCCGGGAGACGCTCCCAAGCAGTACCTGGCGGCGTTCACCGCGTACAGGTTGAGGAAGTCGTGGAAGAAGCTGTTCCCGCTGATCCGGCTGTAA
- the LOC112900816 gene encoding antimicrobial peptide 1-like: MAAKCGVKSAAAGAFFAILMAVAMAIGSADATSSLTSWAGPGCSGQTATAGSCGCSDLQFYGGQEFSYQGQMATLYTETGCAGTPYLVFEDTEACGDFGWRSINIDC, encoded by the coding sequence ATGGCGGCGAAGTGCGGCGTAAaatccgcggcggcgggggccttCTTCGCCATCCTTATGGCGGTGGCCATGGCGATTGGCTCGGCGGACGCCACGAGCTCCCTCACGTCGTGGGCCGGGCCAGGGTGCTCGGGGCAGACGGCGACCGCGGGGTCCTGCGGGTGCAGCGACCTCCAGTTCTACGGCGGGCAGGAGTTCAGCTACCAGGGCCAGATGGCCACGCTCTACACCGAGACCGGCTGCGCCGGCACGCCGTACCTGGTGTTCGAAGACACCGAAGCCTGCGGCGACTTTGGGTGGCGCAGCATCAACATCGACTGCTGA